One window from the genome of Streptomyces cadmiisoli encodes:
- a CDS encoding histidine phosphatase family protein: MTAKDITVVHLMRHGEVANPDGILYGRLPGYHLSELGRQMADRVSEHLASRDITHVGASPLERAQETATPIAKAHGLDLATDARLIEAGNVFQGKSFGVGDGALRRPGNWKHLVNPFRPSWGEPYLDQVVRMMGALDTAKDAARGHEAVLVSHQLPIWIVRSYVERRRLWHDPRRRQCTLASLTSFTYEGDRIVSVGYSEPARDLVPAHLLAGAKPVKGKDKAFGA; encoded by the coding sequence ATGACGGCCAAGGACATCACCGTCGTCCATCTGATGCGGCACGGCGAGGTCGCCAACCCGGACGGGATCCTGTACGGGCGGCTGCCCGGCTACCACCTGTCCGAGCTGGGCCGGCAGATGGCCGACCGGGTCTCGGAGCACCTCGCCTCGCGCGACATCACCCATGTCGGCGCGTCGCCGCTGGAGCGGGCGCAGGAGACGGCGACACCGATCGCCAAGGCGCACGGACTGGACCTGGCGACCGACGCGCGGCTCATCGAGGCCGGCAACGTCTTCCAGGGCAAGTCGTTCGGGGTCGGGGACGGGGCGCTGCGGCGGCCCGGCAACTGGAAGCACCTCGTCAATCCGTTCCGGCCGTCGTGGGGTGAGCCGTACCTCGATCAGGTCGTCCGGATGATGGGCGCGCTGGACACGGCGAAGGACGCGGCGCGCGGGCACGAGGCGGTGCTGGTGAGCCATCAGCTGCCGATCTGGATCGTGCGGTCGTACGTCGAGCGGCGGCGGCTGTGGCACGACCCGCGCCGCAGGCAGTGCACGCTGGCCTCCCTGACGTCGTTCACCTACGAGGGCGACCGGATCGTCTCCGTCGGATACAGCGAGCCGGCCCGGGATCTCGTCCCCGCCCATCTGCTGGCCGGCGCCAAGCCGGTGAAGGGCAAGGACAAGGCGTTCGGGGCGTAA